The Bradyrhizobium sp. WBAH42 genome includes a window with the following:
- the metK gene encoding methionine adenosyltransferase: protein MRASYLFTSESVSEGHPDKVCDRISDEIVDLFYREGPKAGIDPWQIRAACETLATTNKVVIAGETRGPKSVTNEQIESVVRGAIKDIGYEQEGFHWKTCDIEILLHPQSADIAQGVDALQPGEVKEEGAGDQGIMFGYATNETPDLMPAPIFYAHKILRLISEARHSGKEKVLGPDSKSQVTVQYENGKPVGVREIVVSHQHLVPDLTSNQVREIVEPYVREALPKDWITPKTIWHINPTGKFYIGGPDGDSGLTGRKIIVDTYGGAAPHGGGAFSGKDPTKVDRSAAYAARYVAKNIVAAGLADRCTLQLAYAIGVARPLSIYIDTHGTGKVSEDQLEKAAAKAMDLTPRGIRTHLDLNRPIYARTSAYGHFGRTPDNEGGFSWEKTDLVEQLKRAL from the coding sequence ATGCGCGCGTCCTATCTCTTCACCAGCGAGTCCGTGTCCGAGGGCCATCCGGACAAGGTCTGTGACCGGATCTCCGATGAGATCGTCGACCTGTTCTACCGTGAAGGGCCGAAGGCGGGCATCGACCCCTGGCAGATCCGCGCCGCCTGCGAGACGCTCGCGACCACCAACAAGGTGGTGATCGCCGGTGAGACCCGCGGCCCGAAGTCGGTGACCAACGAGCAGATCGAGAGCGTCGTGCGCGGCGCGATCAAGGACATCGGCTACGAGCAGGAAGGCTTCCACTGGAAGACCTGCGACATCGAGATCCTCCTGCATCCGCAGTCGGCCGACATTGCCCAGGGCGTCGACGCGCTGCAGCCGGGCGAGGTCAAGGAAGAAGGCGCGGGCGACCAGGGCATCATGTTCGGCTACGCCACCAACGAGACGCCCGATCTGATGCCGGCGCCGATCTTCTACGCCCACAAGATCCTGCGCCTGATCTCCGAAGCCCGTCACTCCGGCAAGGAGAAGGTGCTGGGTCCGGACTCCAAGAGCCAGGTCACCGTGCAGTACGAGAACGGCAAGCCGGTCGGCGTGCGCGAGATCGTGGTCTCGCACCAGCATCTGGTCCCGGACCTCACCTCGAACCAGGTCCGCGAGATCGTCGAGCCCTATGTGCGCGAGGCGCTGCCGAAGGACTGGATCACCCCGAAGACGATCTGGCACATCAACCCGACCGGCAAGTTCTACATCGGCGGTCCCGACGGCGATTCCGGCCTGACCGGCCGCAAGATCATCGTCGACACCTATGGCGGCGCGGCCCCGCATGGCGGCGGCGCGTTCTCCGGCAAGGATCCGACCAAGGTCGACCGCTCGGCGGCCTATGCCGCGCGCTACGTCGCCAAGAACATCGTTGCCGCCGGTCTTGCCGACCGCTGCACCCTGCAGCTTGCCTACGCCATCGGCGTGGCGCGTCCGCTGTCGATCTACATCGACACCCACGGCACCGGTAAGGTTTCGGAAGACCAACTCGAGAAGGCCGCTGCCAAGGCGATGGACCTCACCCCGCGCGGCATCCGGACCCATCTCGATCTCAACCGGCCGATCTACGCGCGCACCTCGGCCTACGGCCATTTCGGCCGCACGCCCGATAACGAGGGCGGCTTCTCCTGGGAGAAGACCGACCTCGTCGAGCAGCTCAAGCGCGCGCTCTAG